Below is a window of Arabidopsis thaliana chromosome 2, partial sequence DNA.
aataagtctACTAAGATTAAACAAGtcggaaaaacaaattataaaattaataattaaaataataagtcAACAGTTGAAAAAGTCATctatgtaagaaaaacaattaaccaAAATGTAAATCGACTGTTATAAAATAAGTcgatgaaaaataaatttagtcgacaaaaataaaagagaatattACATCAAGGGgcactttttaaaaacatttgacGTGTTCCAACACTTAAAAAACATTAGACACTTTTCCTTGTTAAAATGACTATTATACCCCAAAATTATTAGTAAGGCATATAACTGAcgattttcttatttttaaagtcCAATTTCTCTTTAATCTTTTAGAAAATCTcaatattcaaaatcaaaattgaatctCTTAGGGTTTCTCATCATCTACCATATTTCTCAACCATCTAtcgcttctcttcttcttctctggagATCTTTAAATACATTCATGAATCTGATTCTAAATCTCTGAAAGTCTCCAactttattacaaaatttggaCAACAGATACATGAAACATATGACGGTTTCTGTGCACTTCTCCTCCTCGTTTGACGACGTCGTTTATGGCCAAAGCCAACAACTTTAATTTCATTGTGTCCCCTTCAATCCATTACAGTCTATGATCCAATACAAATTACGAACCATTTGCTTGTTATCAACAACATTGTATCATATTCTCAATAAAATGTTTGTTGATGGATCttgtattaaaatatataaaacgaACTGTTTAGATAAGTCTATGTGGCCAGTTTATATTGGATACACAATTAGAGACATTTCAGTTTGTAGAGACCTCCACCTTCAAGATCTTATGAACAtggaattttggtttttttacaAACCACAGTTAATCGAATCTTCTGTTATTATGGACATGGTATATAGAATGGATATGGATCAGTAAAAAGGTTTCTGAATGAATATATCTTAATGGACTTGTTATTATGGATACAAAActattgtttgttgatttttctttcagtttgcAGAGACCTCCACCTCCAAGACCTTATGGACAAGAAAATTTGGTAGCTTTACAAACCACAGTTAATCGCATCTCTTTTATTATGTACATTGTATAATGAATAAATATGTATCAGTAAAAAGGTTTCTTAATGGATATACTTAAATGGACTCGTTTttatggatatatttaaatagactcgttatcttctttttgtcttcatGGGATTTAATCGGACGactattgtttaattttagcCCTAGATCTCGGCTGAATGATATTTCCGACGGTACGAAGGCTATGAAAACCAGATCTTCAGGTAACATTTCGATCATCATCTTCCCGAAGAAACCGAGTTCGTCGGAGATGTCGTCTCCGAGTTTGCAGAGATGGTTACCAGCGGCGAGAGGTGTTTCCGGTAATTTaagaaaggagaagatgaGTATAGTTAAGGAAGAAGCAGTGATGAGAAGAAATAGGAAAAACATTGGATTCTTCAAAAAATGAGGTTTCTTCATCGTTTCTATTGCGTTGATTTCATGGATAGATGTCTGCttaaggagaaagaagaaggaagaagatctGAGAGAGAGGAAGACCTTTTTCATCAGatataagattaaaaaaaaagcaaatttcatttctttttaaagaaaatattacgTGATTAGACAGTTATTTGGAAATGATATAATTGTCCTTTTTAcctccaaaaacaaagaaaagtgCCTCATCCCTGAAAAGTGCctcaaaaagaataagattTTGTAAAAGTGTCTAAACGTGTCACAttcccaaaataaaatataagttgTCAATTCAAAAAGTTCCTTATTACACTGATATACTAAGTATTTTCTTATAGTAGAAAGAGTGTTTTATATGAAAGCAACATTGTTtcttagaaaatattaaatttttattttgttgatccaaaatagtttatttatatttgagaaatttaatatatgaGAACTGTAAAATACAACGTTTGGAGAGAACGTAACACTAGAAAATACCATAAAGAACACAACCCGTGCACTCACCTCATTACCGTCATCGACAAGACCATTCGAGATCGCATCACCAGTCTTTATTATCAAGGCACCAGCAAATATGCAAACCTTCAGAACGGTGCAGGCTTCACTAACGTGATAATTTGTAATGTTCTGTTTTGAGATCATCTCCAGGCCTAGCTAACTTTATGCTAGGTTATTCAGCTGTGTATGTTTAAATGCGGCATGCGTTACTGTTTTGATAAAGTAGCTTTAGAAGAATGTAGTGTGTTGGGAATAagagtaattttgttttgtgtttaccAAATTACAGCACAACACAGACATATTCATTCTTCATGCTCGTGATAGTGCCTAGAGAATTAACGACTTGTGATCACATTATTAGAGGAAACTCCTAACTAATAAGGATTAGGATAAACAACACTACATGTGGTACACTCAACAACTCAAAGATTATCTCCTGAAACCTTATCCAACTGTTCTTCGGCCCCAAGCAGTGATGTAGATGGCTGGTCAAAGGCGAGGACATGGTCTGACTGATGGTAAGAAGTGTTCAAGCCTGATTCTAGTATTGGGTGACCCACTACAATATCAGGTGTATAACCAGCTGCACCTCTCACCAATCGAGGCTTCTTTGATAATCTCTCCTCTCCTGTGCTCTCATCTGGAGACCCAATGTTACACCCTGAGTCTGGTGTTAAAGGCTCCCGGTAAGATGAGAGAGACTCGTCAACTGAGAGACTTTTGTCTGGTCCACAGTCCTTGCCAGACTTGTCTTGAAGAGGAGACTCAGATGTTGGGGCAGGGGTTGCAGGATCTGAATCGCCCGTTACTGGGGCTGAGGGTTCGCCGAGTACTCCACTGAGTCGTTGTTGCTCTTcaattatcttcttcaagtaCTTTCCTTGTGCTTCTATCCGTAGTTGCAGCTGTCTTTGCACCTAAGAAAAAATCACATCAAAGAATAATGTCATATGTAATGCAAAATTCAGTGCTACACTGAAAATCCTACTAATTGTTTCGTTGTTGCTTGTCTTTCTTAAGTAGGAATGGTGAAGCATACTTCTAGTTGCTCGTGTAATCGTTTCTGAACTTCCATCTGCAACTTGAGGGCTTCAGTTATCTGCATTCCCCTGTAATCTCGAAACGATATTGATCACTTAATCTGCGGCGCgaggtaatatatatatagcatcACAAATCAAGCTCAAAGAGGGAAATTTCACGTACGACGAGCCGTCCAACCCAGAGAGCATATCTCCAGATTCTTTCTTATCAGTTTTTTTCcctgaaaattgaaaaaaccAGTTTTCAGGTATATAGGAAACTGGtagaatgagaaagaagatgaagaaaatcaatgtccaCACTACCTTCAGAAGACGAATCTGGAAGATACTTTGCAAGTCGATATTTCTGACTCAAAATACACAAATGCAAAAATCAGCAAGGgtaagagaaagagagacgaGACAAGATGCCACACAGTTTGAGAATACCTGTAAGTGACTCTTGACATGATATATAGTTAAGCCTTGTACACCCATCACTCTAAGAACGCCTTTGGGTGTAGCTCCTTTGGAaatcaaaggaagaaaaatgtttaggAACCCTAAGCAAACAGACGATAGGCTTTCCCTCTCATGGATAGTAGTAAAGCATACAAGAAGAGCAATTTGATTATATTGGTGTGCATATTATTACCACAGATATTGATGAGGAAAACATGAGTTACTAAATTTACCATAGACtatacaagaaaaaaggaaacttacTATCAGGGCCACCAAGTTGAGCAACGGCATCAACGAAGCGTTCATGTAGCTCATGCGTCCAACGCAGACGTTGTTTGGATGCATGACTAGAATTGGGGCCTCCGTTGTCTGCTTCCATCAGGGCTAAGATATAAACACGATAAAGGGAAAGTAATGAGTAGTGGCAAAGCTAGGAAATGATAACATATGAGGACTGgccagagagaaagagatagaaatGGAAACAAGGAAGACGAAATAGCGCCCAGAATTAGCTAGTAAAAACAGTCCAAGTCAAGTTTAAGACTTGCTCCGGCAGATCCACCACAGGACACCAAAATCAGAGACATGTTCACTAAAATCGGAGGAATTTGTCGCCgagaaagcaaaaagaaaacacaatcCAAGGTTATGGAATCTACGAACCTGTGGGTGGTGGATCTATACACGACGCCCCTCCATTTTCGGAACTTGCTCTTCTCCAAGCTAAATCTTATCTGAAATAGAAGATATTGTGTTACAGACTAGTTTACTGAGTCCGGTGGGTTACAGGGCGGGCGGCGATGGAGCAGAGTCCTCCTCAAAAAAATTccagtcttcttcttatcgCTCGATCGACGAATTCCAGGCAGTGGCATTGACTATTGCTGCATTTCTTTCTGGGTAAGCCGGGCCTCTCGGTATAGGCCCAAACCATTCTAAGGCCCAAACCATTATATTAAGTTGGTTGGTCCACCAAAGTCAGCAGCAGCTAGAACAAGAGCGACTCTGCAGCTGCTCTTCTCCCGCTTCCTTCCTGTTAGTTAGCCTCAGAGATCCTCGTTCCCCGATAATGGATTTGGGAAAACTGATCCAGCTGTCTGCGCTGCTGTGCCCATTTCTTCTATCATTACACTTTAGAATCGCTGGGGCCTCCGCCCACATCTACTCTTCCCAGCCCTTCCACGATGTCGGTAATTCTCTCCTCCTCTACGGTGGCAGCGAGGGCATCTTCGCCTCTTCCCGATCTTTAATCAGGTATATTCTATGGATTACATTTTCAACTCTTTTGATGCTCTCTACTCTACTCTACTCATCCTCCCTCCTCACTGCAGGTTTGAGAACATCACTCTCTGGAGGACAATTACCGGTAAGGGCCACCGCAGCAATGGGTTAGTTCAAGCAGTGATCTTTGAAGCCTCCGATCGTAACAATATCGGTGGTTCAGCTTACGGAGGCCAAAGATCTATTTGCTGCACTCCAGATCTGGCCAAGCTTCAAGGCTGTAAGCAGGGTGAGATCATTAGGATTCCTTCTCCACATGACCCTCAATGGCCTATCCTCTTACCTGTCCGCTTTAAAGGAAAACGCTCGTCTGCTAAGATGGCAGACACTGAGATTCTTATCACCAAGACTGGAATCTATAATCTCTTATTCATATCTTGTGATCCACAACTTAAGGGCCTCAAAATGACCGGAAAGACTGTTTGGAAAAATCCCGACGGCTATCTTCCTGGTAGGATGGCTCCACTCGTGAATTTCTATGTCTATATGTCTCTCGCTTATTTGTTGCTCAGTGCCGTCTGGTTCTTCCAGTATTTGAGGTTCCGGATGGATATATTGCCACTTCAACATTGCATTACTGCCGTCATTCTTCTAGGATTGCTTGAGATGCTCTTTTGGTACTTGgattatgctaattttaatcACACGGGGATGAGGCCTTTAGCCCTTACTACATGGGTTGTTACCATTGGTGCCTTGAGAAAGACTGTTTCCCGCATTCTCATTCTCTGTGTTTCCATGGGATTTGGGGTTGTCAAATCTACTCTTGGTGGTCTCACTTCTAAAGTCCTCCTTGTTGGAGTTACTTACTTCATAGCTTCTGAGATCCTTGATATTGCTGAGCACGTTGGCATCATTGACGATATGTCCGgaagatcaaaactttttcttgtCCTTCCTGACGCCTTCCTCGATGCATTTCTCATATTGTGGATATTTACCTCTCTTTCGAAAACACTGGAACAGTTACAggtatctctttctttctaaatatAGCCATCAGACTCTGTAAGTTGTAAGGGTTTTGAGGCAAGATTCATCAGACCAGCTATAAAATTCTTTATTACTGCAGATGAAAAGGACCTCGGTGAAGCTGGAAATTTACCGCAAGTTCTCAAATGCACTCGCTGTGATGGTTGTTGCCTCTGTTGCGTGGATAGTGTATGAGGTACCATCCTGTCAAGCCTGATTTGATGCTGATTTAGTAAACTCAAATCTTACCTCTAGGAAACAAACTGCTCAACTAAAACTGGCTTTGTTTCAAGCTAGGAAAAAAGAAGCTCCTTCTTTCTTGGAATATACCCAGCTTGCTTGCCTGATGATTTGTCCCCGTGCAGGTGTATTTCAAAGCAACAGATCCATTCAATGAACGATGGCAGACTGCTTGGACTATAACTGCCTTCTGGGATGTTATCGCATTCTTGTTGCTATGTATTATTTGCTATCTCTGGACCCCCTCGCAGAACTCCCAAAGGTATGTTACATCAACTTAAAAGGTTTTGATACCTCTCGGGCATACCAACAAATAAGCATGGTTTTGTGGAAACGGTTTCAGCTGAGCATGTTGTGGGAAGTCTTGGCTACATGCTAGTGGTTCTTATGTAGTGGTCCAATTTTGGTGTTCCTGGGTGTGATAGGGATGCTAATATGAAACTAATGATGGACAGATATGCATATTCGGGAGACGTGGATGAAGAAAACGAGGAAGCTCAATCTCTGACAGGGGGGAAGCAAGATGGTGATATTAGCTTAGTTAAGCAAGAGAAGAATGCGGAGTCGGACAgggaagaagatgttgaagaagataaaagagagTGAGGAGAGTCAGTATAGAAACGACGTGGCATCTGTGTTTGATCAAGAGTTGacgaaaatataaatatcagcAAGAGGTCAGCTATATAGCACAAAGCAACGAcgtaatacatatatatgatgtaaCTAAAGGATAGTAACTGtgtgtttgtatttgtttgtttttttaatatcagaTCCAACATTTTTTGAGTCATCTCTAACCCTTGTCTGAGTGTGAGATTTGCCTAAAATTGCTGTAAATTAcattattgatatttttattggtGGTTAAAATTGTGAAACATTAATTTGTCAATAATACTAGAGTCCAGACACGGAAACagggtctctctctcttgttgtGTATAATTTCAACACCGCTATTAcagaagaagagtgaaaaGGGAGAGGGAGCTTCCTGCTTTCACTTACTatgcctcctcctccttctaGTTCTAGAGCAGGTCTCAACGGCGATCCGATTGCTGCTCAGAACCAGCAGCCGTATTACCGGAGCTACTCATCGTCGTCGTCGGCGTCGCTGAAGGGATGCTGCTGCTGCTTGTTCTTGCTGTTCGCGTTCCTGGCGCTGCTGGTACTGGCGGTGGTGCTCATCGTAATACTGGCGGTGAAGCCGAAGAAGCCGCAGTTCGATCTGCAGCAAGTGGCAGTGGTGTACATGGGGATCTCCAACCCAAGCGCTGTTCTGGATCCAACCACCGCCTCCCTCTCCCTCACCATCCGGATGCTCTTCACCGCCGTCAACCCAAACAAGGTCGGAATCAGGTACGGTGAGTCCAGCTTCACGGTCATGTACAAAGGCATGCCACTGGGGAGGGCGACGGTGCCTGGATTCTACCAGGATGCGCACAGTACGAAGAACGTTGAGGCCACCATCTCCGTCGACAGAGTCAATCTTATGCAAGCCCACGCCGCCGATCTCGTCAGAGATGCTTCCTTGAACGACCGAGTGGAGCTCACAGTCCGCGGAGACGTGGGGGCTAAGATCCGAGTCATGAATTTCGATTCACCGGGTGTTCAGGTTCTTCTCCCTTCTTTTCTCCCCGCATTTTGCTCGCTCAGCGATCTGGCCTAACCAGCGCAGTGTGAACACTTTTGACAAAGAAATTACCACactttttgagtaaaaaatgcgggtaaaaaaaaaaaaaagtggttgCTAAGTTAAATAGATTCCTTACACCACTAGTCATGCTCTTGTCTGTCCCCACTCTGCTTTCCTTTTGGCCTTTGCTTCTCCTtcacttttgatattttttctagGATCATTCATCCACGTCTATGCCACCACCTAAAAAGCtattatatgttatatattgaGGTGTAAATTACGAACAACGACACCATCTCCTTCCTTTCACTGGTTTATAGTGTATTGAtttaaactaataattttatcaaaaaaaaaatatatatatatataaaaagattcaCTCTGCTTGCTAATATATTGATGCATTGCAGGTATCCGTGAATTGCGGGATAGGCATTAGTCCCAGAAAGCAAGCTCTCATTTACAAGCAATGTGGCTTTGATGGCCTCAGCGTCTAATTCCAAAACTGTaacataataatattattatatatatatttgtactGACTACTCCCAACTGCAGAGGAGTTGCAAAAAAAGATCCAGCCAAACTGGTAAAGAAATGTAACAAGATCCATCCTTCCCCTGCcttttttgggaaatttttgtttctactaGCAACAATGTTTGTTTACCATAGATACTAATCAGTAGTTTACTCACGCTGCAATCGCTTGGCCTATCTAAAGTGCATACATTTCTGTTAATCAATTAGAGATATGCACTCATTTTCCCACATGGACAGTTACGTCAACACTCAAGTTGAAATGAACTGCTCCTGAATTGACATATGGTTTTATTACTGATTTTCTTGACGAGAGCACCGGCAGATTCAAAAGTAGTCTCAGAATACTTAGTCTTGGTTAATATGTAACTGAAATGACCCGAGACTATTCTTTTTGGATTACATATATGAAGATAAGTGATCAGTTCCTACATCGACTATCCTTTTTTCAATCCTCCTATCAGTTTGTAgctttctttttcctccaGAGCTTCCGTCAGTTTACCTTGTATTGCACACTGGGAAACCTAttcacaagtcacaaccaaCCAACCTCTGCCCATGAATCAAGAGAATATTGTGTGTATGTATCATATACAATCTAACTCGGCCTCTCCTCTCAACTCAAATGTTACCATCTTTCTTCtgacttttattttctacacCATGGGCTTGAGGATGTTGGACATTAACGGGCTACTTAAAAATGTTACTTGGTACAGGCCCATATTGTTCACAACGGAAACGGCAACTAGACgtagaagaagaggaagaagaagacgatgaaatTGGAGGAAATCGAATCGAATCGAAACATTTAGGGTTCCTCCTTCCTTGAGGTAATAATGTCAATTCTTTCTATGTATCTACTTTGGTACATAAAACATTGTCGCTCACATAAATTTTGATCCGTTGTTCTCTCAGAGTTCAGGTCAAGCTTTCTTTCCAATTTCGCCATGTAAGTTCCTTCGTCTTGTCTAGATTCTGCGTTATACCACCGTTAGGGATTTTTCTCACCAATGtcctttctttattcttttgcTCTCTTCATTTATTAGATCTCTAGCAATTTCTCTCTAAATTGAGTTATCCCCTTAAGCTATCAGATAGTATTGGTATTCCCGTCTTGACACATAGTAGTAAGCACATCCTCTACAGTTTAGTTTGTTGGGTATTTACTTAATGGCACTCTCCGTTTTCTTGCTTTACATAAAAATCTTGAAGAGCTTTGTGTGTAACATGGGAAGCTTAGCTTCATCCCTTAAACAGCCTCCTActttgacaacaaaaattgCTATGTCATAGTTATGAACGTTTTATTCGTTCCTTAGTTTGCTTATCTAACCTTTGATTTTCCATCCTACTCGATGGTTATAATTACAGGccagaagaagatgttgttgATCAGAAAAGATACTTTGAGGAATCTTGCAAACCAAAATGTGTGAAGCCACTACTTGAATATCAGGTGAATACGACTTGAGCTGTCACTGGTCATAACCTTGTTTTGCATTATACGAGTCATTTGACATAGAGAGAGAGTTGATTGCTTTCGGTGCTGCTTATCTATCTCACATCACATGGCTTCTTAGTGCTGCTCAGTTTTAACATCTTGTTGTTGTGGGTGGTTCAGGCGTGTGTCAAGAGGATCCAAGATGATGAGTCTGGCCACAAACATTGCACTGGGCAATATTTTGATTACTGGCATTGTGTTGACAAATGTGTAAGTGTGTGAGTGCTGTTTTTCTGTATACACCTAAAGTTTCGCGAAACTAAAATGACAAAGACAGCTACTTGGAgtctatttttctttccagGGTTATATAAAATGATGTGGATGCTTAACATTACTACTGCAAACCATAACTAACACGGGCTCCGTCCGTgtgggttttgtttctctggCAAACTGCGATTGCTTTGTTTTCGTACTGAGTTTGTGATGCGTCCATTAATGTTTAATGATAAGTGGAGtaataaaaaggaagaatcCGATTCTATCTTAGCTTAGGTCCATTTTATTCAACTGTTTGGTATGAAATCATTGAATTAATTCAAAGCACGTTGGTGTTAAACGTCTCCAGTTTCAAAGTGCAAACATATTAACAAGGCACGATGACAAAACGGCACGCTGTGCTTTGGTTTTGTGCATAAACGGCACGCTAACCAAATGTGTACtgtatataaatacataaatactaataattaCAAGTCTTCAGAACAGAAAGGCAAATTTCTCAAAGGAAGCGAAGCCCTAGCGTCCTCTCTCTGTCTTCTCGTTTCTGCGCCGGTAAGCTCTCTCTCAGATTTTAGATCTCATCAAGATCTAACCCTTATATCTCTCACGGATCATCATCGATCTTTCAGATCTGTTTTCCAATTTTCCCTGCTGATAGCGTCTTGGTTTCTCTAAATCCGTTGATTTGTTTTCGtctctagttttttttttttttttttcgtttttacaTGCCTGAGTCTAGCGTAGACTTTCTCTGACTTGACCCTCTTTTGCAGATTCGTAGTCTGTTGTGCGCTTGCCTCTCCTCTTTTGGATTAGCATACCTCTCACTCGCATCAGGTAAGAAGTTTGGTTCAGATTTAGTGAATCTCATTGCTTTAGTTTCAAAGCTTATTAGCTCTCTGTGTTTTTGCGTTGGTTATTACGTTGGAATACTTAACCCTTATAGCAACTACTGGAATTTTGCTGAAACATAGTTAGTCTCTATGCTTTGTTTGGATTGAATTGATTATGATGGAATGCAACATAGTTATCGCTGTGCCTTGTTTGGATGGAATGTTTTACCCTAATAGCAACAACTGTGATTTAGCtgaaagtgttttttttattccttctGTATTAGCATTGTGTAGTGTTCTGTATTACCATCATGTAGATACTCTCTGTGCTTTGGCTGGACTGATTGATGGAAGAGCtaacattgttttttcttctcttttgtgaGATGCACTTTTGGTTATCCTCATACCAAAATGCAGATTTTCAGTTGCTTTTTCTATCCAAATGGACTGCAAGAAGTTCATCCAGATGGTCGAGGAGAAGAAACGAAGAGttcttgagaagcaagaagctcCTTTGAAATGGGAGCAGAAGCTAGAGGCGGCTGCGAATGCCAAAGCAGACACAGAAACTAAAGTGAAGAGATCAAAGGGCCctaagagaaaacaaagggCTGCGTCTGAATCTAGCTCAGAAAGTGATAGTAGCTCTGAGGTGAGAAGAAAGTCTAGAAGATCTCACAATAAGCACCGAAGACATGCACACTCTGATTCAGATGACAGTGATAggaggaaagagaagaaatccAGGAGGCAGAAAAGAAGGTCCTTGAGTCCAAGCGATGATAGCACTGGTGATTATGAAAGTGGGTCAGAGGATGAGCTGAGGATGAAGATAAAGCACCATCGGA
It encodes the following:
- a CDS encoding FAM133-like protein (unknown protein; Has 19420 Blast hits to 10641 proteins in 779 species: Archae - 0; Bacteria - 1003; Metazoa - 10257; Fungi - 1826; Plants - 1570; Viruses - 56; Other Eukaryotes - 4708 (source: NCBI BLink).), with protein sequence MDCKKFIQMVEEKKRRVLEKQEAPLKWEQKLEAAANAKADTETKVKRSKGPKRKQRAASESSSESDSSSEVRRKSRRSHNKHRRHAHSDSDDSDRRKEKKSRRQKRRSLSPSDDSTGDYESGSEDELRMKIKHHRRHKWHSSRKTCDDDSTEDVRRKHLKHHRRSEVVTSSDSEEESGRRRRGKYHRHNRGSASSSGSEEDSGKSMKRRQHKRHRLAESSSEEDGAMRRTRHHKHGRDSASESDGRR
- a CDS encoding Ubiquinol-cytochrome C reductase hinge protein; the protein is MPEEDVVDQKRYFEESCKPKCVKPLLEYQACVKRIQDDESGHKHCTGQYFDYWHCVDKCVSV
- a CDS encoding Late embryogenesis abundant (LEA) hydroxyproline-rich glycoprotein family (Late embryogenesis abundant (LEA) hydroxyproline-rich glycoprotein family; FUNCTIONS IN: molecular_function unknown; INVOLVED IN: biological_process unknown; LOCATED IN: plasma membrane; EXPRESSED IN: 14 plant structures; EXPRESSED DURING: 6 growth stages; CONTAINS InterPro DOMAIN/s: Late embryogenesis abundant protein, group 2 (InterPro:IPR004864); BEST Arabidopsis thaliana protein match is: Late embryogenesis abundant (LEA) hydroxyproline-rich glycoprotein family (TAIR:AT2G27080.2); Has 675 Blast hits to 674 proteins in 28 species: Archae - 0; Bacteria - 0; Metazoa - 0; Fungi - 2; Plants - 673; Viruses - 0; Other Eukaryotes - 0 (source: NCBI BLink).) translates to MPPPPSSSRAGLNGDPIAAQNQQPYYRSYSSSSSASLKGCCCCLFLLFAFLALLVLAVVLIVILAVKPKKPQFDLQQVAVVYMGISNPSAVLDPTTASLSLTIRMLFTAVNPNKVGIRYGESSFTVMYKGMPLGRATVPGFYQDAHSTKNVEATISVDRVNLMQAHAADLVRDASLNDRVELTVRGDVGAKIRVMNFDSPGVQVSVNCGIGISPRKQALIYKQCGFDGLSV